Proteins co-encoded in one Megalops cyprinoides isolate fMegCyp1 chromosome 1, fMegCyp1.pri, whole genome shotgun sequence genomic window:
- the cdc42ep4b gene encoding cdc42 effector protein 4: MPILKQLVSGSSQSKRRSRADLTAEMISAPLGDFRHTMHVGRGGDAFGDTSFLSSRSGEPPREAEAQPGSPGPKPGLLSRTFRSSKRSQSVNRADSKRDNNNALAPPTGSPAFVKNAVSLPHLNDGDEGRGGARVPKSLSSSPLKKGPDADAKPANGAAAAAGGTARDPELDERSFGELTDLPPSAGPRGGGGMKHAESIMSFHIDLGPSMLGDILSVMDKKAWDDDDLGYEEGKNSEGRASPPLSPPGEGDDEEEEEEEDDSGLLQPPPTRPPRATDPGNHTTGPYTLEPRSRHHHHLDSCSVSSAGSAALEEKPLGQLQGGDSDSAKFSSPQGEDEKDFSFMDEDDDEIRV; this comes from the coding sequence ATGCCGATCCTCAAGCAACTGGTGTCAGGGTCGTCCCAGTCCAAGCGACGATCCCGGGCCGACCTGACGGCCGAGATGATCAGCGCCCCGCTGGGGGACTTCCGGCACACCATGCACGTGGGGCGTGGCGGCGACGCTTTCGGGGACACCTCCTTCCTCAGCAGCCGCTCCGGGGAGCCCCCCCGGGAAGCCGAGGCGCAGCCCGGCTCGCCGGGGCCCAAACCAGGCCTGCTGTCCCGCACCTTCCGGAGCAGCAAGCGCTCGCAGTCCGTCAACCGGGCCGACAGCAAGCGCGACAACAACAACGCGCTGGCCCCGCCCACGGGCTCGCCCGCCTTCGTTAAGAACGCCGTGTCCCTGCCCCACCTCAACGACGGGGACGAGGGGAGGGGCGGCGCCCGGGTGCCCAAGAGCCTCTCCTCCAGTCCGCTGAAGAAGGGGCCCGATGCCGACGCCAAGCCTGCCAAcggggcggcggcggcggccggCGGTACCGCCCGCGACCCGGAGCTGGATGAGCGGAGCTTCGGGGAGCTGACAGACCTGCCCCCCTCGGCGGGGCCCCGCGGGGGCGGCGGGATGAAGCATGCCGAGTCTATCATGTCCTTCCACATCGACCTGGGCCCGTCCATGCTGGGGGACATCTTGAGCGTGATGGACAAGAAGGCGTGGGACGATGACGACCTGGGCTATGAGGAGGGCAAGAACAGCGAGGGCCGCGCCTCCCCACCCCTCAGCCCCCCCGGCGAGGGAGacgacgaggaggaggaggaagaggaggacgacAGCGGGCTGCTCCAGCCGCCTCCCACCCGCCCTCCCCGGGCCACGGATCCCGGGAACCACACCACCGGGCCCTACACCCTGGAGCCGCGAtcccgccaccaccaccacctggaCAGCTGCTCCGTGTCCAGCGCGGGATCCGCCGCCCTGGAGGAGAAACCACTCGGCCAGCTGCAGGGGGGGGACTCGGACAGCGCCAAGTTCAGTTCGCCGCAGGGGGAGGACGAGAAAGATTTCTCCTTCATGGATGAGGACGACGACGAGATTCGAGTGTAA